A DNA window from Corvus hawaiiensis isolate bCorHaw1 chromosome 11, bCorHaw1.pri.cur, whole genome shotgun sequence contains the following coding sequences:
- the SLC6A11 gene encoding sodium- and chloride-dependent GABA transporter 3 isoform X2, translating to MTAEKTIPIINGKPEDALDPEASSTNLVHINDKKVHERGHWNNKVEFVLSVAGEIIGLGNVWRFPYLCYKNGGGAFLIPYVVFFICCGIPVFFLETALGQFTSEGGITCWRKVCPLFEGIGYATQVIEAHLNVYYIIILAWAIFYLFNCFTTELPWASCGHEWNTENCVEFQKLNMSNCSQVSLQNATSPVMEFWE from the exons ATGACAGCTGAAAAGACTATTCCTATAATTAATGGCAAGCCAGAAGATGCTTTGGACCCAGAAGCTTCAAGTACTAACCTCGTCCACATCAATGATAAGAAAGTTCATGAAAGAGGCCACTGGAACAATAAGGTTGAATTTGTGCTTTCTGTGGCAGGGGAGATTATTGGGTTGGGAAACGTCTGGAGATTCCCATATCTTTGCTACAAGAATGGAGGAG GTGCTTTCCTCATCCCCTACGTGgtcttttttatttgctgtggaATACCAGTATTTTTCTTGGAGACAGCCTTGGGACAGTTTACAAGTGAAGGAGGCATCACATGCTGGAGGAAAGTTTGCCCTCTATTTGAAG GCATTGGCTATGCTACCCAAGTTATAGAGGCACACCTAAATGTATATTACATCATCATTTTAGCATGGGCTATCTTCTATTTGTTCAACTGCTTTACTACAGAGCTTCCCTGGGCTTCCTGTGGCCATGAATGGAATACAG aAAACTGTGTGGAATTTCAAAAACTTAATATGAGCAACTGCAGTCAAGTCTCTTTACAAAATGCCACCTCTCCAGTGATGGAATTCTGGGAGTAA